In Castor canadensis chromosome 11, mCasCan1.hap1v2, whole genome shotgun sequence, a single genomic region encodes these proteins:
- the Znhit3 gene encoding zinc finger HIT domain-containing protein 3 isoform X2: MASLSCSTVVCVICLEKPKYRCPACRVPYCSVTCFQKHKDDDDSIADFLNSDEEEDRVSFQNLKNLGESATLRSLLLNPHLRQLMVNLDQGDNKAKLMKAYMQEPLFVEFADCCLSIVEPSQNEDS; the protein is encoded by the exons ATGGCGTCGCTTAGCTGCAGCACTGTAGTTTGCGTGATCTGCTTGGAGAAGCCCAAATACCGCTGCCCGGCCTGTCGCGTGCCTTA CTGCTCGGTGACCTGCTTCCAGAAGCACAAAG ATGATGATGACTCTATAGCTGATTTCCTCAATAGTGATGAGGAAGAGGACAGAGTTTCTTTCcagaatttaaagaatttag gtgaATCTGCAACTTTAAGAAGCTTATTGCTCAACCCACACCTTAGACAGTTGATGGTCAACCTGGACCAGGGGGACAACAAAGCAAAGCTGATGAAAGCCTACATGCAAGAGCCCTTGTTTGTGGAATTTGCAGACTGCTGTTTAAGCATTGTGGAGCCATCCCAGAATGAGGATTCTTAA
- the Znhit3 gene encoding zinc finger HIT domain-containing protein 3 isoform X1, with protein MASLSCSTVVCVICLEKPKYRCPACRVPYCSVTCFQKHKEQCKRETRPVEKRSAAPVKTLKPEENKDDDDSIADFLNSDEEEDRVSFQNLKNLGESATLRSLLLNPHLRQLMVNLDQGDNKAKLMKAYMQEPLFVEFADCCLSIVEPSQNEDS; from the exons ATGGCGTCGCTTAGCTGCAGCACTGTAGTTTGCGTGATCTGCTTGGAGAAGCCCAAATACCGCTGCCCGGCCTGTCGCGTGCCTTA CTGCTCGGTGACCTGCTTCCAGAAGCACAAAG AGCAGTGCAAGCGTGAAACTCGTCCTGTTGAGAAAAGATCTGCTGCTCCTGTAAAAACTTTAAAGCCTGAGGAAAACAAAG ATGATGATGACTCTATAGCTGATTTCCTCAATAGTGATGAGGAAGAGGACAGAGTTTCTTTCcagaatttaaagaatttag gtgaATCTGCAACTTTAAGAAGCTTATTGCTCAACCCACACCTTAGACAGTTGATGGTCAACCTGGACCAGGGGGACAACAAAGCAAAGCTGATGAAAGCCTACATGCAAGAGCCCTTGTTTGTGGAATTTGCAGACTGCTGTTTAAGCATTGTGGAGCCATCCCAGAATGAGGATTCTTAA